The sequence AAGTAACATCAACCAATGTATAGTTGTACATTACAAAGTGTATTTTTAAAGTGtgtaatatattgttacgaaattgtacttgaattcaaatataacgattttaatggctgatttaaaagtagcttAATGCTTTcaaacagtgctgtaatagcaaactgtaacatatctgtgggcattgttaacatcaaataaaagatttcagttgaccattgatcgtaagttggcaacgctgtttgctgcgaccgtatattcgaattcgaatattcagttaaagaacattgtagaaatagagctttctagatggtaatgcagtgttataaatagtggcagaggttgcagtcgttagtgagtttatcagagacgcttttcgaataaacatcaactgagtgccttaaagtgtgttgtgtttttcaagtaaattcgtgtacattataaattgtgtctgtatttctgcgaatttacaaacgtgtataaaaaaacattgagtgactatttaattctgtttgaTTCGAGTTGATATTAAGAAGTGTGATCCATCAATACCGCATGTTACACGTTCATTAAATATCGCAATACTGGATCGCGAtcaatatgtatattagagtgggaaaatttttttctcgaccaagcggttatcaaaatcgtaatctacgatgaattctaatAAGGTTTGCTTGTCATATATACAAGCTAATGTTGTGAAAAGACAGAGTTGCATGTTATGTTTTAGTGGTTTTTATTaagcccctgtctatacttgatacATATTTATCATGACAattaatgacatttgttgtcaagaaaaagttgtctgagcaaaagcactaacaattttgtcataacgaagcaataataataataataaatggagactatacctaaCCCCCTGTCAACAacaaatgacatttgttgtcaagacaaagttgtctaaccacctgtctatacttgataaatttgtatcatgataaacgtcaaaatggtggTCAAGATAAAacattatcaggtatagtctccatttattagtattattgcttcgttatgacaaaattgttagtgcttttgctaagACAACTATgccttgacaacaaatgtcattaattgtcatgataaatatttatgaagtatagacagggggtaagaaaaagcactaacaattttatcataacgaagcaataatactaataaatggagactatacctgataattttttctttagacaaccattttgaagtttatcattataaaataataataattttttatcttgacactTTGAAGTtcatcatgataaaaatttatcaggtatagacggGGTAAGTTTACATAAGAAACCAGCTGAAAGTAGTTTTTGATTTCtatggaaaaactaaagaaCATTTAGTAGTTTTTCAATCAAAAAGCGAATAAAGCTAAGAAAACTACTAGTTTTTCATTGTCCGTCTGACTGTTAAAATCACGAAAGGAGCTTAGCTGGCTGAAATACTCTctattgataaggtttgtttggtattgaaaatgggcaatataagtccatgatttcacctagccccatacaatgTCCCCcgaaatactgtttgagcaatcgtaaatattgttacgaaattgaacttgaattcaaatataacgattttaacagctgatttaaaagtagctaatgctttcaaatagcagtgatgtaatagcaaactgttagtgagtttatcacagacgctattcgaataaacatcaactgagtgccgtgttttttaagtgaattcgtgtatattataaagtgtgtctgtatttcgcgaatttataaacgtgtataaaaaacattgtgtgactatttaattctgttgttttacattttaaataattaaagagttgttacaatttccaaactactaaacggcttttatttgcaatcaaaagtatgcggtttatttaaaaccaacgttttgaaaaggttaaaacgtaacaatatgtttagCTTTATCACaacgggatcagttttgaatggacccaagtgagctgcttgaagagtggctacccatggaacctaacaatatgttgattatgcggcgatcatgataaaatttggcacaaattagttctaggtactctgaaattatactgtaaagtagaaatgagcgatcccgtgatttttgaaaacgtcgttctcagtgaacgtgatttataaatcagtGCCAATTATGTTAAGAAtacattatgtattattttcattcttaaatctgctcgtattttaaccaaaaactaatttttgctgatttaaaaacgtttttttttaaaaaataggacaataacagaattaagcaaatcgatggcttaatatagaaaggtcgtatctcgtttttttcaaaatcgagttttttaCATATTCTTGTAGACAAAACTCAAATAGACCTCCCTTAAAGAATTCATTTTCCTATGTtgacgaataacagatttacaggaattataaaaaagccctaactcatttaaaaaatcgtttgaatGAAAAACCTCTAACTCATTTAAAATGGAATgcttattttttggtttatattaaagcaaactacttttctaaaaatattttttgatataaaacaaatttttagttgtttttttcaatttcactttctgatattattgagttttttccttctcctgtaaagtaattAAAAGTTGAGATACGACAAAGAAATTAAGCCATCGAAATGCAACacaattttaagagaattaactgATATGgtacttaacattttattttatacactgtgttggagataaataaaattatgcacCTAAAAATAGGCAGTAACTGTTTATTACTAGtggttttttaaaaacgttaccagtgtatgttgaataatataaaagaacgacatttaacagtatgttgaaataCGTAAAACAACgatattaaaagtacctgttactacagttgttccagtgatttttcaacaatgttaagtaaatgttaacatttttatacatggGAAAaccttatacatacatatatgtgagGGATTTCATGTGAAGTGATCAAACTTTTAAAactgatgtcttccgatcgggatgaaatttgcaccataaaaatgtttgattttgcaaaaaagtaaaaaaaaatattttttaaggataAGGCGGAATAATGACTTTCGGTTCTGTCCAGTTTCGGTCAAActctacaaaatttcataaaaattaaagctgattttttctattcactttttttcaaaaaaaaaaaaaaataaacaccaaatatttatatatttttagagtTATTCAATATATTTGAGATATTATTGTGTTATTGTGCAAAAATGTTGAAGTATttagtttatgtttatttagtttaatacTAATTAATGTAAATGTTTATAATATGattgttttattcgaacaaaatgaattttggaaaaaactaaagaaataatgaaattccaaatgaaaGAAATGGCACAGCTTAAAATTAAGAGAAAAGAAAACTtaacatatacaaaatataatcGTATAAGATATAATACATACTAAAATAATAGTAACTTattgcataaatattttaattttcatttaaaagaacaattttaaaaggaatccattttcgaaattatcaaattaaaaaagtaataaaatgaaacatttaaaaagcttaaggaataaaaaacaatatataagagtataaacaaacaagaaaaaaggacaattcaaaatttatttgaaaaagttttgaagaatGGAAACCGCTTTGAAATTAACGGGGAGGTATTAGCTCAAACATAGCATACTTCCAAGTCCAAGATCTAGCCAACGACTCAAAGCGTGGACGATTGTGTTCATACATATAGCCTAAATCTGGTTCCATGCAGACCTATAActcaaacaataataaaattattcgaaattcAGAAAATAGTTTACATTAAAATACCTCTGTATAAGGATCAGTTAATAAACTTTGTACAGACAGTAAAACCTTGGAAACATTTAAAGCCAATGACCAGTTATGTTGGAATATATCAATACCTACATCACCATGCCGGGAAACGTTTGGATGCAAAATCTTTGTTAAAAAACGAACAGTTGGTGGTATCATGGGATAACTAAaagtttagaaaatttttataaaagaaacaatATACGCCGTTtacattcacaaaattttacctctCTGGAAAGaaaatgaatatgaaaaatttaccacctTCATAAGGACTACCAGGTGGCCCCAAAATACTGGCCTGCAAGTATGTATTCTGCTTATCCAAGGGTATAGCCTCTATGCCTTCAGTAGCATAACTATTCAACAAACGACAGTCATTGCGTAGGAAACTTGCACGTATGGCATTTTGTCTACCGCGGGGTGGCGTTTTTAAAGCCATCTGCAAAAGACAAGTACGACAAAAACAAGAAGACATCAACGAACCATAAAGTTTCATCCAATCTTGGACATCAACCAAAGTTTGGAAGAGAGGCCAACGTTCCTTGAAATATTTGCGCCACATTTGTTGGGATGTATTTTGAGCAATTATGTTTTGCCATTGTTTACATACTTCGCTTGCTTTCCACATAGACATATCATCTAAATAGGAAAAGATGATAACCATAATCTCGACTGGCAACGATAATATATTATTGGGTCTTATGGCCAGTGATACAGAGCCGATAGCCATTTCGGAAGCATTGGCACGAGCTTCACTCAAAATTTCCATAAGTTGTGGTAAGGAACGTGGTGCAGAAGGTCTAGGTCTTTCTAGTGGTAAAGCCGGCGGCAATAGCCTTTCGCCGTTATCATTTTCCAAATTTACTCCATCCTCGACAAGTAGTACCTCTATCATATCATTGTCCACTTCCAACTCCACATCATCTACAACATCTTCTACGTCCTCATCATTGACATCTCTATCTTCTTCAACCTCATCTACTTCGTCTTCCGgctcatcgtcatcatcattttCCTCAGTTTTATCTTTAAATGGTGGCTCATCATTGCCAGAATCTTCATCATCAGATATAGTTGTTTCCAGCTCTTCGGCCGGCTCAGTATTGTATAAGAAAGCATGACAAGTGCCGCACAAAGGCTCTCCGAAATTGGGACCATAGTAACCATTGCAAACCCAGCATGTGCTACTAttctataatatatatataacagTAACttataaatcatatttaaaaatagtttttattgaaaatgtataccggaaaattaaagttttcttcTGCCTGTTGAAATTGCGTCTTGTCAGTATCTTCCTCTAATTCTGAATCCTTCAGGCCATCATCGTCATCACTTGTATTCAtggtttcattattattttgttgtaattgtttttcTGACATACAAGAtgccatatttatattattcatAAACTATTAAAACGAATTgtaattatctttttttttacaaatttacagatttttcaataaaatcgaatGTCAACAATTTTCttctgcagttttttttttctttttttgtttatatgccATCAGCTGATTAATTGGGTGTTTCGAAAACACATATttcttgaaaataataatagttgGCAATGCAAAAAGTGTGCTACCATATGTataaatgtaaacattttcatttcgtgaaaatttagtaaaaattaacCAATTTGTAATAACGTAACAGAGTTATTATAACCTTATGACGATTCtaacttaattaaaatattccatAAATCTGGcatggattttttgaaatttatttaagaattctCCAGATCTTCTACGGACTCACATTTGATATatcagtattaaaaaaatttagtgaattcgcctgtatttatttcaatttgccaCTGCTGTctccttgttaaatacgccttggtttCCGTGTAGCTCCCgatcagggcacacttagaaaggtggctgcgatgaaacagctgaaaaaacaacaggcaactttgacagttcacctactttttaacaaaaacaaagtacctgttgtttttgtatttttgtagtGATGAAaccacctttctaagtgtgccctgcaaggttgccaactcttcagctcagaaaatggctagatttagaattaaaaatggctagaaatggctaaaacccaaaatgactgaatacaaattcataaatattgtatttttatttagtgaGATCGCCTTTactagtatgtatataaaatattacatttcttagcagattaaaaattgtaatatcaatataaattggTTCCTTTTtggtaaattaaacaaatttctgggcacttataaacaaaatcggatccattaaataaatgcaaaattgatttttgaatatgacTGATGTGTTTGCGTTGGAAACAATTACGCAGCCTGTTCTCATCAAATTCACTacgtaagatttttttttaaaaaagactatttctttgtcatttgattaaaaataatagtatattttttaaaaaaacttcaagaaaagtttaaaataaaaaaggctaggacaaaataaaatggctaaatcttccggctagattaaatctagccatttttttatggctaaatgaaaataaaattgctagatctagccggaaaatggctaaattggcaaccttggtGCCCTGGGATGTGTGTTTTATATACTGACTAgagcaaggtgcatttaataaggtgccatcgacagcacagctgattatagaaatagcacgcacaaatgtcaaactacatatataaaaaatattcgcccgtacgtccgtatttcaaactctatatatcaaaaataagtgaattcgactgtatttatttcaattcgccactgctgtcccttgttaaatacgccttggactAGAGCATTCAGcactagcaatacaaaatacacaaacaactttgtcttattatttttttgtcgttcttcaGTGAATACACGCATGTGCAAggccaaggcgaattcatataaggtgtactcatccctacaacaaatacaacaatacaaaaacaacatacattttgtttttgctttttacccaatctgtcaaaaaacacaagtaaggcgaattcaatattaaagtggaatttaacaaaaaactggtgtaatatatatttttattgcttcATTTCATGTGAAGGATGTTAAAATGTTCGATGATGAGTTCAAACGAGTGGAGAAACGGaagaaattgaatataaaacagaaaaaagtggacgcattaaaaacacacaaatacaaacacacacatatataTGGCGCGCACCAAatcaaacataaattttgacagTTTGGATGAAACAGCTGATGATCAGCTGGGCTAATGAGaacaccttatatgaattcgccttgtgcAAGGCAACacccaaggtgcatttaataaggtgccatcggcagcacagctgattatagaaatagctcgtACAAATATCAAActgcatatataaaaaatattcacccgtacgtccgtatgtcaaactctatatataaaaaataagtgaattcgcctgtatttatttcaattcgccactgctgtcaccttgttaaatacgccttggcaACACCACTTTCGTATGGTTTGCTGGTAAACAATGACGACTGcgatcaaagtaaattaataaagtagcgacagtactacaacaaatacaacatttacaaaaacaacaagcaattttgtttttggtttaaggtctgagctgtcaaagttgcctgttgttgtttttgcttttgggcttgttgtatttttagccacaacaaccacaagtgaattgacagttcagactgaataaaaaaagtagtcagctgttctactgagtctactttattaatttactttgactGCGATCTTCAATGTAGAttttgtttatcgtatgatattttaaaaatgtttgctcttccataaggaacttgtgggcacccctgGTAGACGTTCTGTCGAACTTTGttaatgtttacatttgttattataaataaaaacattttaattcgccatgattttattataataatttttattaaataaatgcacCATGCGCCAAACCATGAATTTAATCACTTCATTAAATCactattatttaatttcattttgtttgacgctgtaataaatatataatagtgaaattaccaaaaaatatgAACCAAGAAATATGAATTCggtttgatatttattttcgatCACGATGAACATTTatgtggaaatgcccatatattaGTCAGTTTGAAACTATCAGTTCATTAAGCAcagacaaaacaaaacaaatattttttccaattactCACACGTGTGACAGAAATtacgaaaaattataaaaatatatatttaaaaattgcgaTAAACACcaacatttcataaaaaatgaagcaaaaaaagaaacttggtaagttttgctaaaaatattttccaaaagttACTTAATAATTCGTATTTTTATAGCTGTCGGCTTAAGCCGCGAAGAGCGACAGGTCATTGTTATTGGTGAAATAATACAAGAACTTTTACAAGCTCACCAAGAAAAGAAAGATGTAAATTTGAATCGCATGAAATCGAGAATATCATCCAAATATGGCTTGGAAAGTACACCCAGGTTGGTGGATATCATTGCGGCAGTTCCGCAGGATGCGAAGAAGATACTATTGCCTAAATTAAGAGCTAAACCCATAAGAACAGCTAGTGGTGtaagtaaacaaataaaaatatttttaaataatttttataactaaatttaattatacaGATTGCTGTAGTAGCTGTAATGTGCAAACCTCATCGTTGCCCCCACATCAATATGACCGGTAATATTTGTGTGTATTGTCCCGGTGGTCCAGATAGTGATTTTGAATATTCCACACAATCGTATACGGGATATGAACCGACATCTATGCGAGCTATAAGAGCTCGTTATAATCCATTTCTCCAGACACGCCATCGTGTAGAGCAACTCAAACAGTTGGGACATTCTGTGGATAAGGTAGAGTTTATTGTTATGGGTGGTACCTTTATGTGTTTGCCCGAAGAATATCGTGACTATTTCATACGCAATTTGCATGACGCCTTATCTGGTCACACCAGTGCTAATGTCGCCGAAGCTGTAAGGTATTCGGAAAAGTCTCGAACCAAATGTATTGGCATAACTATTGAAACTAGACCGGATTATTGTCTAAAACGTCATATATCCGATATGTTGTCGTATGGTTGCACCCGTTTAGAAATTGGGGTACAATCTGTGTACGAAGATGTGGCCAGGGATACGAACAGAGGTCATACTGTGAAAGCTGTTTGTGAGAGTTTTCATTTGGGCAAAGATGCTGGCTACAAAATAGTTACGCACATGATGCCTGATCTACCAAATGTTGACTTTGAACGAGATATTGAACAATTTATTGTGAGTACATATTTCTTATGTAGGATCATACAGtactaatttatataatttaggaATATTTTGAGAATCCAGCTTTTCGTACGGATGGTTTGAAAATTTACCCCACTTTGGTTATACGAGGAACCGGCTTGTATGAATTATGGAAAACTGGTCGTTACAAGTCGTATCCTCCTTCTATGTTGGTTGATTTGGTGGCCAAAATATTGGCCTTAGTACCACCATGGACTCGTGTATACCGTGTTCAACGTGATATACCTATGCCACTCGTTAGGTaagttttgattgttttttttgttcagtGAGTGTATTATTAACCTGGGCTTATTTATAGTTCTGGTGTTGAACATGGAAACTTGCGTGAATTGGCTCTGGCACGTATGAAAGATTTGGGTACCGAATGTCGTGATGTACGCACACGGGAAGTTGGCATTCAGGAAATACATAATAAAGTACGACCTTATGAAATTGAATTGATACGTCGTGATTATGTCGCTAATGGTGGCTGGGAAACGTTCCTCTCATATGAAGATCCGGCTCAAGACATTTTGGTAGGACTTTTGCGTTTGCGCAAATGTTCTCCAGAAACATTTAGACCCGAACTTAAAGAGGGACAATGTTCAATTGTAAGAGAATTGCATGTATATGGCTCAGTGGTGCCAGTTAATGCTAGAGATCCTACTAAATTCCAACATCAAGTAAGTAACATACTAATGAAACAAACGTAATCACTTATATTGttataataaacataattttcagGGCTTTGGCATGTTGCTCATGGAAGAAGCTGAAAGAATTGCAAGAGAAGAACATGGTAGCACAAAATTGGCGGTTATTTCTGGCGTGGGTACCAGAAATTATTATCGCAAAATGGGTTATGAATTAGATGGTCCTTACATGTcgaagaaaattgtttaagaaaaatttatcagctatattgatttgtagttattttttattattattattttaactaaaAGGTGATTTCCTTTTTTGTCTTTAATTACTAAAGTTGAAGTAAAATTAAACGtaatacaatattattaattatggtATCGAGAGCtttaaagtaaagtaaaagAAGGTAGCAGTACAAGAATTCATAGATAGTAGACTTAGTTAAAATGACAAACctaataatataaatactataCACATGAATATCTTCTTAACATGTTGTGctgaaaattacaaacaaaaatttggtctAACATAAAATCACACTATAGCCTCAGCCGAACCAAAGACTATGAATATTATCCAGCCTATGAGATTGATACCGGCCGCTGCGCTAAAAACCATAGGCCAACTTTGAGTTACTTCCAATATGTGGCCAGCCAAGTAAACACCCAAAAATCCTGGTATGGCGCCAACCGTATTCATTAAACCGAAAACACTGCCAGAATGTGAAGGTGCCAAATCCTGAGGATTAACTGTCACTGCATTATTGTGGAAACCAGTCCCACctaaaattatcaaaatgtaagaataaatagaaataaaaagaaaaaataaataaaatggaatCTTACCTATAATTATAGTCATACATACTAAAGCTGTATGAAAATCTGAGGTTCTACTCATTATAAATAATGCTAGATTTTGTGCTAAGAAGCAGCAACTTTGTATCAGCTTGCGCACAGCCGATGTAGACCATTCTCTGGCCAATAATCTACCGGTAAGATATTTGGCAAAAAATGTACTGGGCGGTAATGCCAACCAAGGTATCATATTTACTACCCATCCTTTGGCGTGTGGAAAACCATCATGGAAATAGGTGGGTAACCAAGATAATAATACGAAAAAGCAGTTCATTTCACAGGCATGTGTTAAAACACAAGCCCAAAATGataatttactaaaatactTTAGCCACGGCACTGCGTCAACACTGGATTTGTTCACACACAAACGGGAGGGCAAAGATACATTGATTATACGATTGCGTTCACCCGCCATGGCATAATAGCGTAGTATTAATGCCCAAGCTATGCCCATAAATCCAATAACGCGAAAAACATATGACCATCCAAAATAGTCCAGCACAAAAGATCCCAATATGCCTGTTAGCAATGTACCCATGGCAGAACCAGACGTTAAAAGTCCGAAAAAACTTGTGCGTTCATTTGAGCAGAGATTCtaagaagtaaataaatcatattaaaaaaacatttataaatattattccgTTTTTTGTTTATGATGTACTACTTACTTGACTTGTTAAACTAATCATACTAGGAAAATGAACTCCCTGAAAAGCTCCATTGATTATTCTTATGGTAACAATGAAAGGAATGGCATAGTTTTTTGCATTTGGTGCCCACCAAATAATGTTTGGCATCAGGAATGTTATGATTGACCAACCAATGGCAGCAAATAAAATCACTCTTTGACCACCAAAACGATCACTAAAATAACCACCCACAAcctagaaacaaaaaatattaaaatttttcaaaatattctcatTAATTATAATAGCCCTCATAGtgattttgagatatttaaaaCCGTACAGATATGcgtgttgtttttttataatatcgatggcttaatatagaaaggtcgtatctcaacttttagttactttacaggagaaggaaaaaactcaataatatcagaaattgaaaaaaaattaaaatttgtaatacctatatcaaaacatatttttagaaaagtagttagttttaatataaaccaaaaaatatacattgaactttaaatgagttagggcttttttataattactgcAAATCTGTCATTCGTCAACATaggaaactgaattttttaagggaGGTCTCTTTGACTTTTGTCtaccagaatatgtaaaaaCACGATTTTGTAAAATAACGAGATACGACCtctctatattaagccatcgatatgtaaaaatcttactgaaattattattggatatcacaatttcaaattattactCACCTGTGTTAGGGTATAGCCCCAAAAAAATGAGCTCAACACCGTACCGGAATCCGTTTTACTCCATTTCATTTCTGCTGCAACTGCTGGTACCAATAAAGGCATCGTTGTGCGAGTTGAATACAACATGCAAGTGCCTGTGATTAGTGTAATAAACCATACTCGCTTCTCTTGACTAAAGCATACAAATAACCATAGTATTAATATAATATAAGGAGTTGCACAATTAATATAAAACATACCGGCTCCATATAGATTGATTATCGACTAATTCATTTCTTAACAAAGAGTACTTCAATTTTTCATCCATactcattttaatatttgtgaagTTGGTTGATGTAAACGTACTTACAAATGTAAACTAACCAGAGTCCTAATACATGTACAAATTACACTCTCGGATACACGTCGTCAGCTTAAAATATAAATCATGTTTATCTACATAAATACCCAAGCATAGAGGATTATTTTTATTGGAAcgcaaaaatcaaatttattaaaaccagttcaatgtttatatAGTATCTTTATATTGTAATATATGCTAAACTGTATTTAGGTCAAGttattcaagattttttttattttttctaaatttaagtcttgataaattaaaaatgaaaagttttttctaaCAAACTGCCACgatttgtttgtaatttgttgattttatttttattcttcttTATGTGGATTTTTCGTAAGCCAGCTGTTTGGACAGatgtttttgtttagtttgcaatttctgACATTTCTAGTTGTGTAGGAACGGCCaccggttttttgttttttttttttgttagcatTTTGCATTGACTGTcaatttgacatttagtataagAAGCAGCATTTTTCAGCttgcatacatttttttcgCCGTGtcttgcaaaatttttttttatatattgtacaaaaaataattattgtaaattttaaatgaattaagtttaatatagtgtgtattatattaaaaataatgatggCTCCGTTTAAACGCCAGAGACAACCGAAAATGACTACACAAGCATTGCTTGATTTCGATTTGGGAGAAAGTTCTTCAGACAGCGATTTTCGTATTGATGATTTCGATTCTGACAACTCAAAGGATGACGACGATGAAGAAGGCGATGACAGATCTTCAGCTACTTCTTCATCAaatgacgacgatgatgatgaagaaGGTGACTCCGACAAAGGATCGGATGATTCTACGCTACAATTGAAACAACTGTTGGCAGATGCCAGCGAAGAAATTAGGGtggataaaaataataaaaaaaccacCAAACCGCCAGAGGTCACTAACGGTGGCGATAACCTAGAAGAGTTGTTACGAAAATTCGATAGTAAGCCTGATAGCAAACCTAAAGTGCCCACCAAACCAATATGTTGTGTTTGCTTGGGCGATCGCAGCGATGACACTAACGAAATTGTGGAATGTGACGGCTGTGGAGTTTCAGTGCACGAAGGCTGCTATGGTGTTAGTGACAACACCAGCATATCCAGTACAAATTCGACTTGCTCTACTGAGCCCTGGTTCTGTGAAGCATGTCGTGCAGGAGTTTCCGAACCCTCCTGTGAACTCTGCCCCAACAAGGGTGGCATCTATAAAGAAACAGATGTTGGTAAATGGGTTCATTTGGTGTGTGCTCTATACGTGCCCGGTGTTGCTTTCGGTGAAGT comes from Calliphora vicina chromosome 2, idCalVici1.1, whole genome shotgun sequence and encodes:
- the morgue gene encoding uncharacterized protein morgue; protein product: MNNINMASCMSEKQLQQNNNETMNTSDDDDGLKDSELEEDTDKTQFQQAEENFNFPNSSTCWVCNGYYGPNFGEPLCGTCHAFLYNTEPAEELETTISDDEDSGNDEPPFKDKTEENDDDDEPEDEVDEVEEDRDVNDEDVEDVVDDVELEVDNDMIEVLLVEDGVNLENDNGERLLPPALPLERPRPSAPRSLPQLMEILSEARANASEMAIGSVSLAIRPNNILSLPVEIMVIIFSYLDDMSMWKASEVCKQWQNIIAQNTSQQMWRKYFKERWPLFQTLVDVQDWMKLYGSLMSSCFCRTCLLQMALKTPPRGRQNAIRASFLRNDCRLLNSYATEGIEAIPLDKQNTYLQASILGPPGSPYEGGKFFIFIFFPESYPMIPPTVRFLTKILHPNVSRHGDVGIDIFQHNWSLALNVSKVLLSVQSLLTDPYTEVCMEPDLGYMYEHNRPRFESLARSWTWKYAMFELIPPR
- the Elp3 gene encoding elongator complex protein 3, producing MKQKKKLAVGLSREERQVIVIGEIIQELLQAHQEKKDVNLNRMKSRISSKYGLESTPRLVDIIAAVPQDAKKILLPKLRAKPIRTASGIAVVAVMCKPHRCPHINMTGNICVYCPGGPDSDFEYSTQSYTGYEPTSMRAIRARYNPFLQTRHRVEQLKQLGHSVDKVEFIVMGGTFMCLPEEYRDYFIRNLHDALSGHTSANVAEAVRYSEKSRTKCIGITIETRPDYCLKRHISDMLSYGCTRLEIGVQSVYEDVARDTNRGHTVKAVCESFHLGKDAGYKIVTHMMPDLPNVDFERDIEQFIEYFENPAFRTDGLKIYPTLVIRGTGLYELWKTGRYKSYPPSMLVDLVAKILALVPPWTRVYRVQRDIPMPLVSSGVEHGNLRELALARMKDLGTECRDVRTREVGIQEIHNKVRPYEIELIRRDYVANGGWETFLSYEDPAQDILVGLLRLRKCSPETFRPELKEGQCSIVRELHVYGSVVPVNARDPTKFQHQGFGMLLMEEAERIAREEHGSTKLAVISGVGTRNYYRKMGYELDGPYMSKKIV
- the MFS18 gene encoding voltage-gated purine nucleotide uniporter SLC17A9; its protein translation is MSMDEKLKYSLLRNELVDNQSIWSRQEKRVWFITLITGTCMLYSTRTTMPLLVPAVAAEMKWSKTDSGTVLSSFFWGYTLTQVVGGYFSDRFGGQRVILFAAIGWSIITFLMPNIIWWAPNAKNYAIPFIVTIRIINGAFQGVHFPSMISLTSQNLCSNERTSFFGLLTSGSAMGTLLTGILGSFVLDYFGWSYVFRVIGFMGIAWALILRYYAMAGERNRIINVSLPSRLCVNKSSVDAVPWLKYFSKLSFWACVLTHACEMNCFFVLLSWLPTYFHDGFPHAKGWVVNMIPWLALPPSTFFAKYLTGRLLAREWSTSAVRKLIQSCCFLAQNLALFIMSRTSDFHTALVCMTIIIGGTGFHNNAVTVNPQDLAPSHSGSVFGLMNTVGAIPGFLGVYLAGHILEVTQSWPMVFSAAAGINLIGWIIFIVFGSAEAIV